A single Natrinema pellirubrum DSM 15624 DNA region contains:
- a CDS encoding ArsR/SmtB family transcription factor, with translation MTDDEDQEVLALLDDEYARRILIAASEEPMSVDRLTERCDASPPTIYRRIERLADQGFLDEYQELDPDGHHYKTYSTRLERVAIEIAEGSMEMDVYRRDEDPADRFTRLFEDL, from the coding sequence ATGACCGACGATGAGGACCAAGAAGTACTCGCCTTACTCGACGACGAGTACGCGCGTCGTATCCTCATCGCGGCCAGCGAGGAACCGATGTCCGTCGACCGCCTCACCGAACGCTGCGACGCATCGCCGCCGACGATCTACCGGCGGATCGAGCGGCTCGCGGACCAGGGGTTCCTCGACGAGTATCAGGAACTCGATCCCGATGGACACCACTACAAGACCTACAGCACGCGACTCGAGCGCGTGGCGATCGAGATCGCCGAGGGCTCGATGGAGATGGACGTGTACCGCCGCGACGAGGATCCCGCCGACCGGTTTACCAGACTGTTCGAAGACCTGTGA